The Candidatus Binatia bacterium genome includes the window CTCGGCCATAGCGACAACAAAGCGGTGCGCATGGCGGTGGAGGACTTCGTGCGAGGGAGCGGAACCGCCAGCGCCGACGACTGCGTGCACCTCGATCCGATCCTTCTCGACATTCAACAGTCGGTGGACCCGGCGTGGAGCGCGGATTGGACGAAGGTGTCGGCTGCAATTCAGCAGGCTCGCATCGACGAGGTATCGCGCCGGCACGCGCGGCGCACGATAAGGCGGCTCCTCGAACTCAGCCCCTGCCTCGGACGTTTACACCGTGAGGGGAGGATCAAGGCGGTGGGTGGCATCTACGACCTGTCCTCGGGCGCGGTGGAGTTCATCGACCCCGGCGAGAACCACGACAGCCGTGCCGTTGCGAGCCTGGAGCGCCGGTCGTCCGAAGCCGCGGCGGGCGGTTTTCCGGGGAACTGACGGGTTGGGCGCCCGAGCGGACTCCCGGCCGACGGTGCAGGCTACCTCGCTCCGGGCAGGAACCACGGAAGAATTTCTCCCACCCCTTAAATCGTCAACCGAACCGTGATACGGGGACACGTCCGCTACGGGGGGCGTAAGGCGTATACGGAGGAGGAGACCGATGAGGGGACTCGCACTGCTCGGATTGTTCAGCGTTGCCCTGGGCACCTTCACGCCGGTGCGCGCCGCGGAAGAGCCGCCGATCTATAAGAAGAAGTGCTTTCTCTGTCACAGCATCGGTGGCGTGGGCGGCAAGAAGCAAGACAAGGGTGGAAAACTCGATGGCGTCGCTACCAAGCGCGGCGAGGAGTGGATCCGCGCCTACCTGGAGAAACCCAAGTCGAAGATCCCCGACTCGAAGATGAAGAAGATCAACATGTCGCCGGAAGACGAGGAAGCGTTGATGAAGTTCTTGATGTCGCTGAAGTGATGCGAAGTCCCGGCCTCTTGGCCGGGAGATTGTTGCAGCGTTCCAACTTTGCGGAGGGCACGAGGAATGGACGCGAAGCGACTCGGAACGGGAACAGGTCGCGTTTCGGCGACGATAGCCGCATTGCTCTGCGCGGCGGCGTGGGCCGGTTGTGGGGGTGACGACAATGGAGCCTCGCATCCGACGCCGATTTTCTCGGCTGCAACTCCCACCCCCACGGCCGTGCCGATCCCGTCTCCCGGTCCCGGCTTGGTTGCCGCTATCGACGATGCCACGCTGCAGGGCAGCACGGTTGTCGTCGCCTTCAGGCTGACGGACGAAGATGGGACGCCGATCGCGCCGGTGCTAACGAGCGGGCAGACGGACCAGCAGGCCCGCGTGCGTTTCACCGTGGCCCACCTGGTCGAGTACGGCGGCGGGGAACTCCCGAATCGCTTCTACAAGTACGTCAATGACGTGAACGATACGAACCCTGCGTATGACAGTCGCGGCACGCTCTCGACTCTCGACGCGGCCGCCGGCCTGTACAGGTTTACTTTCAGCGTGCCGCTGCCCGCCAGTTACGAGGCGACCCAGACCGTCAGCGTCGGCATGCAGGTCAATCGCAACTTCCAGGGCACCGCCTACCGATTCAACGATGTCTTCGATTTCGTTCCCACCGGCGGCCCGCCGACGATCTGGGAAGACACCACCACGGCGCAGTGCAACCATTGTCACAACCCGATGACCGCGCACGGCAGCCGCTACGAGGTGCGCCTCTGCAAGCTCTGTCACACCGAAGCCGCACAGGCCGCCCCCGACGAGCCGATCGACTTCCGACTGATGATCCACAAGATCCACGCCGGCATCGACCTGCCCTCGGTGGTCGAAGGACCGCCGGGTTCGAAGTACGCCATCGGCGACGAGGTTTTCGCGGAGAAGCACGCCGACGGCACGATTACCGGCGTCGGTTTTCCGCGTACCCTCCTGAGCTGCGCCTCCTGTCATGCCGAGGGACCCACGGCCAGTTATTACAGAGAGAAGCCATCGGCGGCGGCCTGCGCGACCTGCCACGACGACGTCAACCCGTCCCTTGAACCGACCGACGCCGGCCCGCCCGGGACCAAACACTTCCAGGACAAAGGCTATCCCGACGGCCAGTGCAACGCCTGCCACGCGGCCGAGCAGGGAACGGAGTTCGACATCACCGTTCCCGGCGCCCATGTAATCCCCGCGGCATCGACGCAGCTCAAGGGCGTCAATTTCGAGATCGTCGACGTGACCGACCACCACGCCGGCGAGAAACCGACCATCGCCTTCAAGATCACGCGCGACGACGGTACGGCCTACACCGACCTCGGTGTCTTCAATCGGGTCGCCTTCGCTCTCGCGGGTCCGACCGCGGACTACGCCACCGTTCTGACCCCGACGGCGGTCGGCGGCGGGGCGTCGGGAACGCTGATCGGCCCGGATCAGGACGGAGTCTTCAACTATACTCCGGCGGCGCCGATTCCGGCCGACGCGTCAGGTACCTGGTCGATTGGCGCCGAAGCGCGCACCCGAATCACCCTTGCTACACCGCCGGAGTCGTCGCCGAAGGTTGTCGAGGAGGCCGCCGGCAACCCGGTCGTCAGCTTCGTCGTGGACAACTCGGCGAAGGTTGACCGCCGGGTCGTCGTCGACGATCAGAAGTGCAGTGCCTGCCACGGCCGGTTCTCGGTCGACTTCTCGGTGCACGGCAACCTGCGCAACCAGATCGACTACTGCGTTCTCTGTCACAATGCGAACAGCTCCGACTTC containing:
- a CDS encoding cytochrome c, giving the protein MRGLALLGLFSVALGTFTPVRAAEEPPIYKKKCFLCHSIGGVGGKKQDKGGKLDGVATKRGEEWIRAYLEKPKSKIPDSKMKKINMSPEDEEALMKFLMSLK
- a CDS encoding OmcA/MtrC family decaheme c-type cytochrome translates to MDAKRLGTGTGRVSATIAALLCAAAWAGCGGDDNGASHPTPIFSAATPTPTAVPIPSPGPGLVAAIDDATLQGSTVVVAFRLTDEDGTPIAPVLTSGQTDQQARVRFTVAHLVEYGGGELPNRFYKYVNDVNDTNPAYDSRGTLSTLDAAAGLYRFTFSVPLPASYEATQTVSVGMQVNRNFQGTAYRFNDVFDFVPTGGPPTIWEDTTTAQCNHCHNPMTAHGSRYEVRLCKLCHTEAAQAAPDEPIDFRLMIHKIHAGIDLPSVVEGPPGSKYAIGDEVFAEKHADGTITGVGFPRTLLSCASCHAEGPTASYYREKPSAAACATCHDDVNPSLEPTDAGPPGTKHFQDKGYPDGQCNACHAAEQGTEFDITVPGAHVIPAASTQLKGVNFEIVDVTDHHAGEKPTIAFKITRDDGTAYTDLGVFNRVAFALAGPTADYATVLTPTAVGGGASGTLIGPDQDGVFNYTPAAPIPADASGTWSIGAEARTRITLATPPESSPKVVEEAAGNPVVSFVVDNSAKVDRRVVVDDQKCSACHGRFSVDFSVHGNLRNQIDYCVLCHNANSSDFARRKNDPDAVAVQSPDASIDFDVLLHKVHRGADLEQQPYIVYGFGPPPKNYTAFDFGHILFPGDLRDCRTCHLPGTYLIPPYPGAALPTKESHVEQDGSTVIEVIDGYTAPITSACLSCHDSDSAVAHAATNTAPDGTEACIVCHQEGRTAAVSTVHIP